A window of the Bacteriovorax sp. PP10 genome harbors these coding sequences:
- the alaS gene encoding alanine--tRNA ligase: MSEKLTGQQIREKFSQYFMKNNHEKVASSSLIPHNDKTLLFCNAGMNQFKDYFTGKSVASNKRAVSIQKCVRAGGKHNDLENVGHTARHHTFFEMLGNFSFGDYFKEDAIKFAWEFLTVELKIPKEKLYVTVHYTDDEARKLWNKVAGLPDDRIFNKGDKDNFWEMGEFGPCGPCSEIFFDHGEEYTDHDLVRIDPKDLLEDEKRYVEIWNLVFMQYEKTPEGRLTLPKPSIDTGAGLERVAAALQGCYNNYNTDIFFPIMKKIEEISGKKYEPFGKDEKTKANFRVVADHIRSATMLITDGAIPSNEGRGYVLRRIIRRAVKYLNELGVKEISFYKLVPAVFEALGQEYPQNASGSELAVKLLELEERKFRETLENGLKFLNDAITKEVTNKVFSGKAAFKLYDTYGFPVDLTEMYLADQNLTLDNEGFEKAMNEQKEMSRKSWKGALDNSDKVFHAIKEKTGATDFVGYDRLDVQAKLLEVVDMGEMKGLVFDTTSFYGESGGQVGDIGTVKDGKNVIAHIDDTQKPVDGLYVHFSKDADALEVGKTYTLAVDGHTRKLIMRNHSATHLLQAALIKVLGPHVKQAGSIVNAEKLRFDFAHTQALTRDEIEKVEDLVNQEISKAHKVEANIMDMAAAQKKGAMALFGEKYGNIVRVLTMGDFSTELCGGVHVHNTGDIGLITILSESSLATGVRRIEATTSETAIHYLSHRSQLLKKVEGLFMDKEERALAKLENLFKDLKDKQKEIEALKDKIQASESKDLFNTVENIGGIDFAVVEASADTDLRKLSDLFVSKFQNGAVVLFNTNGDKATVLVRASKGAAKVNAGDVLKEILPVINGRGGGKPDIAQGSGEAALVAKIAAQAKTVLKSKLG, encoded by the coding sequence ATGTCAGAAAAACTAACTGGTCAACAAATCAGAGAAAAGTTCTCTCAATATTTCATGAAAAATAACCATGAGAAAGTGGCCTCTAGTTCACTTATCCCTCATAACGATAAAACTCTATTATTTTGTAATGCCGGAATGAACCAGTTCAAAGATTACTTTACTGGTAAATCTGTTGCTTCAAATAAGAGAGCAGTTTCAATCCAAAAGTGCGTACGTGCTGGTGGAAAGCATAACGATTTAGAAAACGTTGGTCACACGGCCCGCCACCATACATTTTTTGAAATGCTTGGTAACTTTTCTTTCGGTGATTATTTCAAAGAAGACGCTATCAAGTTTGCTTGGGAATTCTTAACTGTTGAACTAAAGATTCCAAAAGAAAAATTATACGTCACTGTTCACTACACTGATGATGAAGCAAGAAAGCTTTGGAACAAAGTAGCAGGACTTCCTGACGATAGAATTTTCAATAAAGGTGATAAAGACAACTTCTGGGAGATGGGCGAATTTGGTCCTTGCGGTCCTTGTTCAGAAATCTTCTTTGACCACGGTGAAGAATACACTGACCACGATCTGGTAAGAATTGATCCAAAAGATTTATTAGAAGACGAAAAAAGATATGTAGAAATTTGGAACTTAGTATTCATGCAATATGAAAAAACTCCAGAAGGACGCTTAACACTTCCAAAACCATCAATTGATACTGGTGCTGGTTTAGAGCGCGTAGCTGCTGCTCTTCAAGGTTGTTATAACAATTACAACACTGACATCTTCTTCCCTATCATGAAAAAGATCGAAGAGATCTCTGGTAAAAAGTACGAACCATTTGGGAAAGACGAAAAAACAAAAGCTAACTTCAGAGTTGTAGCAGATCACATCCGTTCAGCAACTATGCTTATCACTGACGGAGCTATTCCTTCTAACGAAGGTCGTGGATACGTTCTAAGAAGAATTATCAGACGTGCAGTAAAATACTTAAACGAGCTTGGTGTAAAAGAAATTTCTTTCTACAAACTTGTTCCTGCAGTATTCGAAGCGCTTGGACAAGAATACCCACAAAACGCTAGTGGATCAGAACTTGCTGTAAAACTTCTAGAGCTTGAAGAAAGAAAATTCAGAGAGACACTAGAAAACGGTCTTAAGTTCTTAAACGATGCCATCACTAAAGAAGTAACGAATAAAGTTTTCTCAGGGAAAGCTGCATTCAAGTTATACGATACATACGGATTCCCGGTTGACCTAACTGAAATGTACCTTGCTGATCAAAACCTTACGTTAGATAACGAGGGATTTGAGAAAGCGATGAACGAGCAAAAAGAGATGTCTCGTAAATCTTGGAAAGGCGCTCTTGATAACTCTGATAAAGTTTTCCATGCTATCAAAGAAAAAACTGGTGCAACTGACTTCGTTGGTTACGACAGACTTGATGTTCAGGCGAAACTTTTAGAAGTTGTCGACATGGGCGAAATGAAAGGTCTAGTTTTCGATACAACTTCTTTCTACGGTGAGTCCGGAGGACAAGTTGGAGATATCGGTACAGTAAAAGACGGTAAAAACGTTATCGCTCACATCGACGACACTCAAAAACCAGTTGATGGATTATATGTTCACTTCTCAAAAGACGCTGATGCTCTTGAAGTTGGAAAGACTTATACGCTAGCGGTTGATGGTCACACTCGTAAGTTAATTATGAGAAACCACTCTGCGACTCACTTACTTCAGGCCGCACTTATTAAAGTTCTAGGGCCTCACGTAAAACAAGCAGGATCAATTGTTAATGCTGAAAAACTTCGTTTCGACTTTGCTCACACTCAAGCTCTAACAAGAGACGAGATCGAAAAAGTTGAGGACTTGGTAAACCAGGAAATCAGCAAAGCTCATAAAGTTGAAGCAAACATTATGGATATGGCCGCTGCTCAGAAAAAAGGCGCCATGGCACTTTTCGGTGAGAAGTACGGAAACATCGTTCGCGTTTTAACGATGGGTGATTTCTCGACTGAACTTTGTGGTGGTGTACATGTTCATAACACTGGAGATATCGGTCTTATTACAATACTAAGCGAGTCTTCATTAGCTACAGGTGTTCGTCGTATTGAAGCAACGACATCAGAAACTGCAATTCATTATCTGTCACACAGATCTCAACTTCTTAAAAAAGTAGAAGGCCTGTTCATGGATAAAGAAGAGCGCGCTCTGGCAAAACTAGAAAATCTTTTTAAAGATCTAAAAGACAAACAAAAAGAAATCGAAGCTCTTAAAGATAAAATTCAGGCAAGTGAATCAAAAGATCTATTCAACACTGTTGAAAACATCGGTGGAATTGACTTCGCTGTTGTCGAAGCAAGTGCTGATACGGATTTAAGAAAACTATCTGACTTATTTGTGAGTAAGTTCCAAAACGGTGCAGTTGTTCTATTTAATACAAATGGAGATAAAGCAACAGTTCTGGTTCGTGCTTCAAAAGGTGCTGCTAAAGTAAACGCTGGAGACGTTCTAAAAGAAATTCTTCCAGTGATTAACGGGCGCGGTGGTGGAAAGCCAGATATCGCACAAGGTTCTGGAGAGGCCGCTTTAGTTGCAAAGATTGCAGCTCAGGCAAAAACTGTTTTAAAATCTAAACTAGGTTAA
- a CDS encoding regulatory protein RecX, whose amino-acid sequence MSTKAFTYIVKLLSAREYSEHKLREKLKEKKFPANEIEDALSEIKARGHLKEEVYTEARIRGFMNKSYSVNYIRQKLAQEHLVASEETIQEIFEDNNMSEEQQIERLARKKIGMKTDLDFDQQSKILRYLISKGHDFSLSKKVLKSVMGENSADFESDAY is encoded by the coding sequence ATGTCTACAAAAGCGTTCACCTACATCGTAAAACTTTTATCTGCCAGAGAATACTCGGAGCACAAACTCCGCGAAAAGCTTAAAGAAAAGAAGTTTCCTGCAAACGAAATAGAAGACGCACTTTCTGAAATTAAAGCTCGCGGCCACCTGAAAGAAGAAGTCTACACTGAAGCTCGTATCAGAGGCTTCATGAACAAAAGCTACTCAGTTAACTATATCCGCCAAAAGCTGGCCCAAGAGCATTTAGTTGCCTCCGAAGAGACAATCCAAGAGATCTTTGAAGACAATAATATGAGCGAAGAACAACAAATTGAGCGCCTGGCCAGAAAGAAGATCGGAATGAAAACCGACCTGGATTTCGATCAGCAAAGTAAAATTTTAAGGTACCTGATCTCTAAAGGTCATGACTTTTCACTGTCAAAAAAGGTTTTAAAGTCTGTCATGGGCGAAAATAGCGCCGACTTTGAATCCGACGCCTATTAA
- the recA gene encoding recombinase RecA, translating into MSLQKVSAAASPEKLKALDLALSAIEKQFGKGAIMKLDNKNAVEKLAVIPTGCLSLDLALGVGGIPQGRIIEIYGPESSGKTTLTLHIAAECQRQGGTVAFVDAEHALDTAYAAKLGVDIPNTLISQPDSGEQALEITDMLVRSGAVNLLIVDSVAALTPKAELEGDMGDSHMGLQARLMSQALRKLTGSISRSNCTVIFINQLRMKIGVMFGNPETTTGGNALKFYASVRLDIRRIAAIKDGEAHIGNRTKVKVVKNKVASPFKEAEFDIMYGQGISKVGDILDLGANNGIIEKAGAWYAYNNAKIGQGRENSKNFLEANPEMLEEIKQKILVKFGIVDAPAGSMGEVVDTSTGEIIEEEKAPKKSKKNLQ; encoded by the coding sequence ATGTCATTACAGAAAGTATCAGCAGCAGCATCTCCAGAAAAATTAAAAGCATTAGACCTAGCTTTATCAGCAATTGAAAAACAATTCGGTAAAGGTGCAATCATGAAACTCGACAACAAAAATGCTGTCGAAAAACTAGCGGTGATCCCGACTGGTTGTTTAAGTTTAGACTTAGCTCTTGGAGTTGGTGGTATTCCTCAAGGAAGAATCATCGAAATTTACGGGCCAGAATCTTCTGGTAAAACAACTCTTACTCTTCACATCGCAGCTGAATGCCAAAGACAAGGTGGAACAGTAGCTTTCGTTGATGCTGAACATGCACTAGATACAGCATACGCAGCTAAGCTTGGTGTTGATATTCCAAATACACTTATCTCTCAACCAGATTCTGGTGAACAAGCTCTAGAGATCACGGATATGTTAGTTCGTTCAGGTGCTGTAAATCTTCTTATCGTGGATTCAGTAGCTGCACTTACTCCTAAGGCCGAACTAGAAGGAGACATGGGAGATTCTCACATGGGTCTTCAAGCAAGACTTATGTCTCAAGCTTTAAGAAAACTGACAGGATCAATCTCTCGTTCAAACTGTACAGTTATCTTCATTAACCAACTTCGTATGAAAATCGGTGTTATGTTTGGTAACCCTGAAACAACTACTGGTGGTAACGCTCTTAAGTTCTACGCTTCAGTACGTTTAGACATCAGAAGAATTGCAGCAATCAAAGACGGTGAAGCTCATATCGGTAACCGTACAAAAGTAAAAGTAGTTAAAAACAAAGTAGCTTCTCCATTCAAAGAAGCTGAATTCGACATCATGTACGGACAAGGTATTTCTAAAGTTGGAGATATTCTGGATCTTGGTGCTAACAACGGCATCATTGAGAAAGCTGGTGCATGGTACGCATACAACAATGCAAAAATTGGTCAAGGTAGAGAGAACTCTAAAAACTTCCTTGAAGCAAATCCAGAAATGCTAGAAGAAATTAAACAAAAAATTCTAGTTAAATTTGGAATCGTTGACGCTCCAGCTGGTTCAATGGGCGAAGTAGTAGATACGTCTACTGGTGAGATCATTGAAGAAGAAAAAGCTCCGAAAAAATCAAAAAAGAATCTTCAGTAA
- a CDS encoding ABC transporter substrate-binding protein, with product MMKKSLVLLSLVLVLVSLTSCTKKAHVKENKILNMALTSEISTLDPVNSYDNVSGTVICNIYEQLYDYHYLNRPYELKPLLAEGMPTIENKGLRYVIKIKKNIRYHDHPAFKGQIRYVTAQDFITQLKRLSYNPLNSTGWWVLDGVVVGVNDFKKNVGNDFEKFKSTSIKGINAPDEHTLVIDLTQPSPQFIYKLSMSFISPVPLEVVEYDKNDLGHTPVGTGPFYLTKMDPAKEIILTKFPYYHESFYPTEGDRYANNRALLKDSGEKLPFIDGIHFIMVNDNKSRWTLFNENKLDFITLPQEFYSQVFDDVGNLREDIKAKNIRLQTMPTLTYWWLAFNMKDPLLGKNLNLRKAIAHAIDMDLYIQKFTNSTGQRANSILPPGILGYNPSATLPYEYNLDKAKEFLAKAGYPEGKNLPEIVYDTRAESKISYAQAEYFKAQLALIGIKLKIIKNTFKEFLEKSRTGHLQFFQDGWTLDYPDAENIYQLLISTNLPPGPNSSYYIKPELDKMYEKISKLPDGDEKKDLIIKMESIVNGDLPWIMQYYSRNFILYHDYVKNYRPDDLIWNYTKYLRVK from the coding sequence ATGATGAAAAAATCGCTGGTGTTACTGAGTCTCGTACTCGTTTTAGTGTCTCTTACAAGTTGTACTAAAAAAGCTCATGTGAAAGAAAATAAAATTCTTAACATGGCACTCACCAGCGAAATTTCTACCCTAGATCCGGTAAACTCTTACGATAACGTTTCCGGAACTGTTATTTGTAATATCTACGAGCAACTCTACGACTACCATTATTTAAATCGTCCATATGAACTTAAGCCTTTGCTTGCTGAGGGAATGCCAACGATTGAAAATAAGGGTCTTAGATACGTTATCAAAATCAAAAAAAATATCCGTTACCACGATCACCCTGCTTTCAAAGGGCAAATCAGATATGTAACGGCACAAGACTTTATCACTCAACTCAAAAGACTTTCATACAATCCATTAAACTCGACTGGATGGTGGGTTTTAGATGGTGTGGTTGTTGGTGTTAATGATTTTAAAAAGAATGTTGGAAATGATTTTGAGAAATTTAAATCAACTTCAATCAAGGGAATTAATGCTCCGGATGAGCACACTCTAGTCATTGATCTCACTCAACCATCCCCTCAATTCATTTATAAACTTTCAATGAGCTTTATTTCTCCGGTTCCTCTTGAAGTTGTTGAGTATGATAAAAACGACCTCGGGCATACTCCCGTTGGAACTGGCCCATTTTATTTAACCAAGATGGATCCAGCTAAAGAAATCATTCTGACGAAATTTCCTTACTACCATGAAAGCTTTTATCCAACAGAAGGAGATCGTTATGCAAATAACCGTGCTCTTTTGAAAGACAGTGGCGAAAAACTTCCTTTTATCGATGGAATTCATTTCATCATGGTTAATGATAATAAATCTCGTTGGACATTATTTAATGAAAACAAACTAGACTTCATTACACTGCCTCAAGAGTTCTACTCTCAAGTTTTTGATGATGTCGGAAATCTTCGCGAAGACATCAAAGCTAAAAACATTCGTCTTCAAACAATGCCAACACTGACTTACTGGTGGCTGGCCTTCAACATGAAAGATCCACTTTTAGGAAAAAATCTTAATCTAAGAAAAGCGATTGCTCACGCGATTGATATGGATTTATACATTCAGAAGTTCACGAACAGTACAGGACAAAGAGCAAACTCAATCCTTCCTCCGGGCATCCTGGGTTACAATCCGTCTGCCACTCTCCCTTATGAGTACAACTTAGATAAAGCAAAAGAGTTTCTGGCAAAAGCTGGTTACCCTGAAGGAAAAAATCTTCCTGAGATCGTCTACGACACTCGTGCTGAATCAAAAATCAGTTACGCTCAAGCTGAATACTTTAAAGCTCAACTAGCTCTTATTGGTATCAAACTTAAAATTATCAAAAATACTTTTAAGGAGTTCTTAGAGAAATCAAGAACTGGTCATCTTCAATTCTTCCAGGATGGCTGGACACTGGATTACCCTGATGCTGAAAATATTTATCAGTTACTTATTTCAACAAATCTTCCTCCGGGGCCAAACTCGTCTTATTACATCAAGCCAGAACTGGATAAAATGTATGAAAAGATCAGCAAGCTTCCAGATGGTGATGAGAAAAAAGATTTGATTATTAAAATGGAAAGCATCGTTAACGGTGATCTTCCATGGATCATGCAGTACTACTCACGTAACTTCATTCTTTATCATGACTACGTGAAGAACTACCGCCCTGATGACTTAATCTGGAACTACACTAAGTACTTAAGAGTGAAATAA